One window of the Allosaccharopolyspora coralli genome contains the following:
- a CDS encoding FAD-dependent oxidoreductase, producing MSHVLVVGNGPASHRLVERLRHHGHRGQITVLGAETLPAYNRVLLSSVLDRTLDADAVTLPDAPRDVRIRLGVTVTEIDRQRRLVRGDDGVVHSYDDLVLATGATTRVPPVPGLADEYGHLPRGVTALRTLHDCDRLSHQLTGGGHAVVLGGGVLGVEAAYGLAADGNAVTLVHPGTHPMDRQLDVAGGRLLADHLRAIGIDLRLGRGVTNYTEGSVRLDDGECLDTEALVLCTGVTPATELADQAGLAVNRGVVVDDHMRTDDPHVHAIGDCVEHGGQVPGLIAPAWDQADVLARVLTGADATARYVPASTVTRLKARGIDLVSIGAATPCADPDIERVTMSDPARGRYATLTLRDERVDGAVLIGFPDAIATISRLHDERRTVPWDRLGLVLGTGGPARTEPADLAQDSVVCRCNTVSKRALADAWQAGSRDVATLAEATRATTGCGGCADDIRALCRAWVADGAFPEQNTGEEGAA from the coding sequence ATGAGTCACGTCCTCGTTGTCGGCAACGGTCCGGCCTCGCACCGGCTCGTCGAGCGGCTACGCCACCACGGACATCGCGGCCAGATCACCGTTCTCGGTGCGGAGACACTCCCGGCCTACAACCGGGTCCTGTTGTCCTCCGTGCTCGATCGCACTCTCGATGCCGACGCGGTCACCCTGCCCGACGCCCCTCGTGACGTCCGGATCCGACTCGGCGTCACCGTCACCGAGATCGACCGCCAACGACGCCTCGTGCGGGGTGACGACGGAGTGGTGCACAGCTACGACGACCTGGTGCTCGCTACCGGCGCCACCACTCGTGTTCCTCCGGTTCCCGGCCTTGCCGACGAGTACGGACACCTGCCGCGAGGAGTCACGGCGCTGCGCACCCTGCACGACTGCGATCGGCTGTCCCATCAACTGACCGGTGGCGGGCACGCGGTCGTCCTCGGTGGCGGAGTGCTCGGTGTCGAAGCGGCGTACGGCCTCGCGGCCGACGGCAACGCCGTCACGCTCGTGCATCCCGGCACTCACCCGATGGATCGCCAACTCGATGTTGCAGGGGGCCGACTGCTCGCCGACCATCTCCGGGCCATCGGCATCGATCTCCGTCTCGGACGCGGCGTCACGAACTACACCGAAGGCTCGGTCCGTCTCGACGACGGTGAGTGTCTCGACACGGAGGCGCTCGTGCTGTGCACGGGTGTCACCCCCGCCACCGAACTCGCCGACCAGGCGGGACTCGCCGTGAACCGCGGTGTCGTCGTCGACGATCATATGCGCACGGACGACCCGCACGTGCACGCGATCGGTGACTGCGTCGAGCACGGTGGACAGGTCCCCGGTCTCATCGCGCCCGCCTGGGACCAGGCCGACGTGCTGGCCCGCGTCCTCACCGGGGCGGACGCGACCGCTCGCTACGTACCCGCCAGCACCGTGACCAGGCTCAAAGCGCGTGGGATCGACCTCGTCTCGATCGGCGCGGCCACCCCGTGCGCCGATCCCGACATCGAGCGGGTCACGATGTCCGATCCGGCACGGGGCAGATACGCGACTCTCACGCTGCGCGACGAACGCGTCGACGGCGCCGTGCTCATCGGCTTTCCCGACGCGATCGCCACGATCTCCCGGCTGCACGACGAACGCAGGACCGTGCCGTGGGACCGGCTGGGGCTGGTCCTCGGCACCGGTGGACCGGCGAGAACCGAGCCTGCGGATCTCGCACAGGACAGCGTCGTCTGCCGCTGCAACACCGTCTCCAAACGCGCACTCGCCGACGCATGGCAGGCGGGTTCCCGTGACGTCGCGACATTGGCCGAGGCGACACGTGCCACCACAGGATGCGGCGGCTGCGCCGACGACATCCGTGCGCTGTGCCGTGCGTGGGTCGCCGACGGTGCTTTCCCGGAACAGAACACAGGAGAGGAAGGTGCAGCATGA